Proteins from one Pseudomonas grandcourensis genomic window:
- a CDS encoding penicillin acylase family protein, with translation MKRSLTALALLIVVLAAGAGWYLYSKQPSRQGMVELQHLQGSVSVRYDERGVPHIRADNETDLYRALGYVHAQDRLFQMEVLRRLARGELAEVLGPKLLDTDKLMRSLRIRERAETYFANLDKQSPSFIAMQAYLDGINQYQDSHAKPVEFDVLGIPKRPFTAQDTISIAGYMAYSFAAAFRTEPLLTFVRDQLGPEYLNIFDLDWQPKGVLNGAGTTLASADWKDLNALARLSEQALADNGLPQLEGSNAWVVAGSRTQSGKPLLAGDPHIRFSAPSVWYEAQLSAPGFELYGHYQALMPFASLGMNRDFGWSITMFQNDDLDLIAEKVNPDNPNQVWYRGKWVDMTTSEQQIAVKGQAPVTLVLRQSPHGPIVNDALGSGAGKTPIAMWWAFLESQNPILEGFYQLNRADTLTKARGAAANIQAPGLNVVWANAKGDIGWWAAAQLPKRPAGVRPWFILDGSTAEADKDGFYPFTANPQEENPARGYIVSANFQPVSPTGMEIPGYYNLADRGQQLNRQLSDKAVKWDLENSQKLQLGTTTAYGPRLLAPLLPVLREVVSDPAELKLVEQLAQWQGDYPLDSTSATLFNQFLFNLADATMRDELGNDFFETLLSTRVIDAALPRLAASADSPWWDNRSTLGKETRADTVKSAWQASLAHLKSTLGVDASQWQWGSAHTLTHGHPLGQQKPLDLFFNVGPFAAPGTHEVPNNLSAKIGPAPWPVTYGPSTRRLIDFADPAHSLTVNPVGQSGVLFDSHYDDQAEAYIEGMYFQAHLNDEEVIANTRSTLKLLPARAAP, from the coding sequence ATGAAACGCAGCCTGACCGCTCTCGCTCTGCTGATCGTCGTGCTGGCCGCGGGGGCCGGCTGGTACCTCTACAGCAAGCAGCCGTCACGCCAGGGCATGGTGGAACTGCAACACCTGCAAGGCTCCGTCAGCGTGCGCTACGACGAGCGCGGCGTCCCGCACATCCGCGCCGACAACGAAACCGACCTGTACCGCGCCCTCGGCTATGTGCATGCCCAGGACCGCCTGTTCCAGATGGAAGTCCTGCGTCGCCTGGCCCGTGGCGAACTGGCCGAAGTATTGGGGCCGAAACTGCTCGATACCGACAAACTGATGCGCAGCCTGCGCATTCGCGAACGCGCCGAAACCTACTTCGCGAATCTCGACAAACAGTCGCCCTCTTTCATCGCCATGCAAGCCTATCTGGACGGCATCAACCAGTATCAGGACAGCCACGCCAAACCCGTGGAGTTCGATGTGCTGGGCATTCCAAAGCGCCCGTTCACGGCCCAGGACACCATCAGCATCGCCGGCTACATGGCCTACAGTTTCGCTGCGGCATTTCGTACCGAACCCTTGCTGACATTCGTGCGCGATCAACTGGGGCCCGAATACCTGAACATCTTCGATCTCGACTGGCAGCCCAAGGGCGTGCTCAATGGGGCCGGCACCACTTTGGCCAGCGCCGACTGGAAAGACCTCAACGCCCTCGCCCGCCTGAGCGAACAAGCCCTGGCTGACAACGGCCTGCCACAGCTCGAGGGCAGCAACGCCTGGGTTGTCGCAGGCAGCCGGACCCAAAGCGGCAAGCCGCTGCTGGCGGGTGATCCGCATATCCGTTTTTCCGCGCCGTCGGTGTGGTACGAAGCGCAACTTTCGGCGCCGGGCTTCGAACTCTACGGCCACTATCAGGCGCTTATGCCGTTTGCGTCGCTGGGCATGAACCGCGACTTCGGCTGGAGCATCACCATGTTCCAGAACGACGACCTCGACCTGATCGCCGAGAAGGTCAACCCCGACAACCCCAATCAGGTCTGGTATCGCGGCAAGTGGGTGGACATGACGACCAGCGAGCAGCAGATCGCGGTCAAGGGCCAGGCGCCGGTCACTCTGGTGCTGCGCCAGTCGCCCCACGGCCCGATCGTCAACGACGCCTTGGGCAGCGGCGCCGGCAAAACGCCGATTGCCATGTGGTGGGCGTTTCTCGAAAGCCAGAACCCGATCCTGGAGGGCTTCTACCAGCTCAATCGCGCCGACACCCTGACCAAGGCCCGTGGTGCCGCGGCAAACATCCAGGCTCCGGGCCTGAACGTTGTCTGGGCCAATGCCAAGGGTGACATCGGCTGGTGGGCGGCGGCGCAATTGCCTAAACGCCCGGCGGGTGTGCGCCCGTGGTTCATCCTCGACGGCAGCACCGCCGAGGCGGACAAGGACGGCTTCTACCCGTTCACGGCCAACCCTCAGGAGGAAAACCCCGCGCGGGGCTACATCGTCTCGGCCAACTTCCAGCCGGTGTCGCCCACCGGCATGGAGATTCCCGGCTACTACAACCTTGCCGATCGCGGCCAACAACTCAATCGCCAACTCAGCGACAAAGCGGTCAAATGGGACCTGGAAAACAGCCAGAAACTGCAACTGGGCACCACCACCGCCTACGGCCCGCGCCTGTTGGCACCGCTGTTGCCGGTGTTGCGCGAAGTGGTGAGCGATCCCGCCGAGCTCAAACTGGTGGAGCAACTGGCCCAGTGGCAAGGCGATTACCCCCTCGACTCAACCAGCGCCACGCTGTTCAACCAGTTCCTGTTCAACCTGGCTGACGCGACGATGCGCGATGAGCTGGGTAACGACTTCTTCGAAACGCTGCTCTCGACCCGGGTGATCGACGCCGCGCTCCCCCGCCTGGCCGCCAGCGCCGATTCACCGTGGTGGGACAACCGCAGCACCCTCGGCAAGGAAACCCGTGCCGACACGGTGAAATCCGCCTGGCAAGCCAGCCTCGCGCACCTCAAGAGCACCCTCGGCGTAGACGCCTCGCAATGGCAGTGGGGCAGTGCGCACACGTTGACCCACGGCCATCCGCTGGGGCAGCAAAAGCCACTGGACCTGTTCTTCAATGTCGGCCCCTTCGCCGCACCCGGCACCCATGAAGTGCCGAACAACCTCTCGGCGAAAATCGGACCGGCACCCTGGCCCGTCACCTACGGCCCCTCGACCCGACGCCTGATCGACTTCGCCGACCCGGCCCACAGCCTGACCGTCAACCCGGTCGGCCAGAGCGGAGTTCTGTTCGACAGTCACTATGATGATCAGGCCGAGGCCTACATCGAGGGGATGTACTTCCAGGCGCATCTCAATGATGAAGAAGTCATTGCTAATACCCGCAGTACCTTGAAGCTGTTGCCGGCGCGGGCTGCGCCATAG
- a CDS encoding GlxA family transcriptional regulator, with the protein MSKTVAIVVFAGVQSLDVTGPMDVFSEANRFLAPQDHYRLEVVGVERGVMACSNGLALNAHRHFSEALEPYDLLLVAGGPQLPFMDFGRAFDGWLRDACARAKRFGSICNGAFMLARAGLLEGRTVTTHWQDASDLAALCPSSRVEADRLYVEDGELFTSAGVTAGIDLSLYLLGRDHGPEVALHVAKRLVVFTQRSGGQSQFSPFLTPHAEPDSAVAMVQHYVLANLTGDLTIADLANAANMSARNFSRVFAREAKITPAEFVERARVDAARTLLESTRAPLKTVAYQCGFRDAQHMRSVFNRRLGVTPQQFRLNFAAMV; encoded by the coding sequence ATGAGTAAAACCGTAGCCATCGTGGTGTTCGCCGGCGTCCAGTCGCTGGATGTCACCGGCCCCATGGATGTGTTTTCCGAGGCCAATCGCTTCCTTGCCCCGCAGGATCACTATCGTCTGGAGGTGGTCGGCGTCGAGCGCGGGGTGATGGCGTGCTCCAACGGTTTGGCACTCAATGCCCATCGACATTTCAGCGAAGCGCTGGAGCCGTATGACCTGTTGCTGGTGGCCGGCGGGCCGCAGTTGCCGTTCATGGATTTCGGCAGGGCATTCGATGGCTGGTTGCGCGATGCCTGCGCCCGGGCCAAGCGCTTCGGCTCGATCTGCAACGGCGCGTTCATGCTCGCCCGGGCCGGATTGCTGGAGGGGCGCACGGTCACTACGCATTGGCAGGACGCATCGGATCTGGCGGCGCTGTGCCCCTCGTCCCGGGTGGAGGCGGATCGACTGTATGTCGAGGACGGTGAGCTGTTCACCTCGGCGGGGGTCACAGCGGGGATCGATCTGTCGTTGTATCTATTGGGCCGGGATCACGGGCCGGAAGTGGCGCTGCATGTCGCCAAGCGGCTGGTGGTGTTCACCCAGCGTTCGGGCGGGCAATCGCAATTCAGCCCGTTCCTCACGCCCCACGCCGAACCGGATTCGGCAGTGGCGATGGTGCAGCATTACGTGCTGGCCAACCTGACGGGCGACCTGACCATCGCCGACCTGGCCAATGCCGCCAACATGAGCGCGCGCAACTTCTCCCGGGTGTTCGCCAGAGAAGCGAAAATCACCCCGGCCGAGTTCGTCGAGCGCGCACGGGTCGATGCGGCGAGGACGCTGCTGGAAAGCACTCGCGCGCCGCTCAAGACCGTGGCCTATCAATGCGGTTTTCGCGATGCCCAGCACATGCGCAGTGTATTCAATCGCCGATTGGGGGTGACGCCTCAGCAGTTCAGGCTGAATTTTGCGGCGATGGTTTGA
- a CDS encoding polyamine ABC transporter ATP-binding protein gives MAVASGAYKKALEGDQSPKQVLVKIDRVTKKFDETIAVDDVSLEIKKGEIFALLGGSGSGKSTLLRMLAGFERPTEGRIFLDGVDITDMPPYERPINMMFQSYALFPHMTVAQNIAFGLKQDKIPAAEVDARVADMLKLVQMSQYAKRKPHQLSGGQRQRVALARSLAKRPKLLLLDEPMGALDKKLRSQMQLELVEIIERVGVTCVMVTHDQEEAMTMAERIAIMHLGWIAQIGSPIDIYETPTSRLVCEFIGNVNIFEGEVIDDAEGHATITCKDLDRQIYVGHGISTSVQDKSVTYAIRPEKLLVTADMPTCQYNWSSGKVHDIAYLGGHSVFYVELPSGKLVQSFVANAERRGQRPTWGDQVYVYWEDDSGVVLRS, from the coding sequence ATGGCAGTTGCCTCCGGCGCCTATAAGAAAGCCCTCGAGGGCGACCAGTCACCTAAACAGGTGCTGGTCAAAATCGACCGGGTCACGAAGAAGTTCGACGAGACGATTGCCGTGGACGATGTGTCCCTGGAAATCAAGAAAGGCGAGATTTTCGCCCTGCTCGGCGGTTCGGGATCGGGCAAATCCACTTTGCTGCGCATGCTCGCAGGTTTCGAACGGCCCACGGAGGGACGGATCTTTCTCGATGGCGTAGACATCACTGACATGCCGCCCTACGAGCGGCCGATCAACATGATGTTCCAGTCCTACGCCTTGTTCCCGCACATGACCGTGGCGCAGAACATCGCCTTCGGCCTCAAGCAGGACAAGATCCCGGCGGCTGAAGTCGACGCCCGCGTGGCCGACATGCTCAAGCTGGTACAGATGAGCCAATACGCCAAGCGCAAGCCGCATCAGTTGTCCGGTGGCCAGCGTCAGCGTGTGGCCCTGGCCCGTTCCCTGGCCAAGCGTCCGAAGCTTTTGCTGCTCGACGAACCGATGGGTGCACTGGACAAGAAGCTGCGTTCGCAAATGCAGCTGGAGCTGGTGGAGATCATCGAGCGCGTCGGCGTAACCTGCGTCATGGTGACCCACGACCAGGAAGAGGCCATGACCATGGCCGAGCGCATCGCGATCATGCACCTGGGCTGGATCGCCCAGATCGGCAGCCCGATCGACATCTACGAAACCCCGACCAGCCGCCTGGTCTGCGAATTCATCGGTAACGTCAACATCTTCGAAGGCGAAGTGATCGACGATGCCGAAGGCCACGCAACCATCACCTGCAAGGACCTGGACCGCCAGATCTACGTCGGCCACGGCATCAGCACTTCGGTGCAGGACAAGTCGGTCACCTACGCGATCCGTCCGGAAAAACTGCTGGTCACCGCCGACATGCCGACCTGCCAGTACAACTGGTCCAGCGGCAAGGTGCACGACATCGCTTACCTCGGCGGGCACTCGGTGTTCTACGTCGAACTGCCAAGCGGCAAGCTGGTGCAGTCGTTCGTGGCCAACGCCGAACGTCGCGGGCAGCGTCCGACCTGGGGTGATCAGGTCTACGTGTACTGGGAAGACGACAGCGGCGTGGTGCTTCGCTCATGA
- a CDS encoding ABC transporter permease subunit has translation MNMRKLKRRLNRIIPGGRQVVIGIPFIWLFLFFMLPFFIVLKISFAEADVAIPPYTEIYSYAEQKLQLLLNLGNYVMLGGDELYIAAYLGSLKMALFSTILCLLIGYPMAYGISVARKEMQTVLVLLIMMPTWTAILIRVYAWMGILSNNGLLNGFLMSMGWINEPLQILNTNLAVYIGVVYSYLPFMILPLYANLVKHDHSLLEAASDLGSSTFNSFWKITVPLSKNGIIAGCMLVFIPVVGEFVIPELLGGPETLMIGKVLWQEFFNNRDWPVASALAVVMLAILIVPIILFNRSQAKEMEGKE, from the coding sequence ATGAACATGCGCAAATTGAAACGCCGTCTCAATCGAATAATTCCCGGTGGCCGTCAGGTGGTCATCGGCATTCCATTCATCTGGCTGTTCCTGTTCTTCATGCTGCCGTTCTTCATCGTTCTGAAGATCAGCTTCGCCGAAGCAGACGTGGCCATTCCGCCGTACACCGAAATCTACAGCTACGCCGAACAGAAGCTGCAACTGCTGCTTAACCTGGGCAACTACGTGATGCTGGGCGGTGACGAGCTGTACATCGCCGCTTACCTCGGCTCGTTGAAGATGGCGTTGTTCAGCACCATCCTCTGCCTGCTGATCGGCTACCCGATGGCCTACGGCATCTCCGTTGCACGCAAGGAAATGCAAACGGTGCTGGTGCTGCTGATCATGATGCCGACCTGGACCGCGATCCTGATCCGCGTTTATGCGTGGATGGGCATCCTCAGCAACAACGGCCTGCTCAACGGTTTCCTGATGAGCATGGGCTGGATCAACGAACCGCTGCAGATCCTCAACACCAACCTGGCGGTCTACATCGGCGTGGTTTATTCCTACTTGCCGTTCATGATCCTTCCGCTGTACGCCAACCTGGTGAAGCATGATCACAGCCTGCTGGAAGCTGCATCGGACCTGGGTTCGAGCACCTTCAACAGCTTCTGGAAAATCACCGTGCCGCTGTCGAAAAACGGCATCATCGCCGGCTGCATGCTGGTGTTCATTCCGGTAGTGGGCGAGTTCGTGATCCCGGAACTGCTCGGCGGTCCGGAAACCCTGATGATCGGCAAGGTGCTCTGGCAAGAGTTCTTCAACAACCGTGACTGGCCGGTGGCGTCTGCCCTGGCGGTGGTGATGCTGGCGATCCTGATTGTGCCGATCATCCTGTTCAACCGCAGTCAGGCCAAGGAAATGGAGGGTAAAGAATGA
- a CDS encoding DUF6436 domain-containing protein has protein sequence MRPPLRATLFASLLAVVCAGVLWAAYDWFQGRYLRAFSEHTAMFSGDPLRLPESLAGPGAIRLVHFWDPACPCDVGNQQHLTELVEHYAPHGVEFYAVQKPGSHGQLPSTLSSLKTIAILPGSEQVPASPAVAIWDRSGKLAYFGPYSEGLTCNSSNSFIEPILQALDEGRAVSATHTLAVGCYCPWPVEPTK, from the coding sequence ATGCGCCCGCCCCTTCGCGCCACCCTGTTTGCCAGCCTGCTCGCCGTGGTGTGTGCCGGCGTATTGTGGGCGGCCTACGACTGGTTCCAGGGGCGTTACCTGCGGGCGTTCAGCGAGCACACGGCAATGTTTTCCGGTGACCCGCTACGCCTTCCCGAATCCCTCGCCGGCCCTGGCGCCATCCGCCTGGTGCACTTCTGGGACCCGGCCTGCCCGTGCGATGTCGGCAATCAACAACACCTGACCGAACTGGTCGAGCACTACGCTCCCCATGGCGTGGAATTCTATGCCGTGCAAAAGCCCGGTAGCCACGGCCAACTGCCGAGCACCTTGAGCAGCCTCAAAACCATCGCCATCCTGCCCGGTTCCGAACAGGTCCCCGCCAGCCCGGCCGTGGCGATCTGGGATCGCAGCGGCAAACTGGCGTACTTCGGCCCCTACAGCGAAGGCCTGACCTGCAACTCCAGCAACAGCTTTATCGAACCGATCCTGCAAGCGCTGGATGAAGGCCGCGCGGTGAGTGCCACGCACACACTGGCCGTGGGGTGTTACTGCCCGTGGCCTGTCGAGCCAACCAAGTAG
- a CDS encoding HD domain-containing protein produces MGITIAGIRIPDSALAKATTEYIRDIESDLLYHHSRRVFLFGALSGERKQLAYNPELLYVGAMFHDLGLVQGHRSDNERFEVDGANAAAAFLKPYGLSDEDIEQVWLSIALHTTPGVPQHLRPTVALVTAGVEMDVLGMDYAAFSSVEREAVVHAHPRGEGFKECIICAFADGLRHRPQTTFGNVKTDVLVDQEAGFTPMNFVEVIRKSPWVA; encoded by the coding sequence ATGGGCATCACCATCGCCGGCATCAGGATCCCCGACAGCGCACTGGCCAAGGCCACCACCGAATACATCCGCGACATCGAGTCCGACCTGCTCTACCACCACTCGCGCCGGGTCTTCCTGTTCGGCGCACTGAGCGGCGAGCGCAAGCAACTGGCCTACAACCCGGAGTTGCTGTACGTCGGCGCGATGTTCCATGACCTGGGCCTGGTGCAAGGTCATCGCAGCGACAACGAGCGCTTCGAAGTCGATGGTGCCAACGCGGCAGCAGCGTTCCTCAAGCCTTACGGATTGAGCGATGAGGACATCGAACAGGTCTGGCTATCGATTGCCCTGCACACCACACCGGGCGTGCCTCAGCACTTGCGGCCCACCGTGGCACTGGTCACGGCTGGCGTCGAGATGGACGTGCTGGGCATGGACTACGCGGCGTTTTCCAGCGTGGAGCGTGAAGCAGTGGTGCATGCGCATCCACGGGGCGAGGGGTTCAAGGAGTGCATCATCTGCGCGTTTGCCGACGGCTTGCGCCATCGTCCGCAGACCACGTTTGGCAACGTGAAGACTGATGTGCTGGTGGATCAGGAGGCGGGGTTCACGCCGATGAACTTCGTCGAGGTCATTCGCAAATCCCCTTGGGTCGCCTAA
- a CDS encoding polyamine ABC transporter substrate-binding protein — MKALGKKLAGKTLLAMSVMGLMAGAVQADDKVLHVYNWSDYIAPDTVKKFEDESGIKVVYDVFDSNETLEAKLLAGKSGYDIVVPSNNFLAKQIKAGVYQKLDKSKLPNWKNLNTDLLKAVSVSDPGNEHAFPYMWGSIGIGFNAEKVKAALGADAPVDSWDLIFKPENAAKLKSCGISLLDSPTEMIPVALHYLGLPTDSQKKEDIDKAEALIMKVRPSIAYFHSSKYISDLANGNICVAVGYSGDIYQAKSRAAEAGDKVKVSYNIPKEGAGSFYDMVAIPKDAENVEGAYKFMTFLQKPEIMAEITNAVRFPNGNAAATPLVDKDITSDPGVYPPADVLAKLYAIADLPAATQRIMTRSWTKIKSGK; from the coding sequence ATGAAGGCACTAGGTAAAAAGCTCGCTGGCAAGACTCTGCTTGCCATGTCCGTGATGGGCTTGATGGCGGGCGCGGTTCAGGCCGATGACAAAGTACTGCACGTGTACAACTGGTCCGACTACATCGCACCGGACACCGTCAAGAAGTTTGAAGACGAGTCGGGCATCAAGGTTGTCTATGACGTCTTCGACAGCAACGAAACCCTGGAAGCCAAGTTGCTGGCAGGCAAGTCCGGTTACGACATCGTTGTACCGTCGAACAACTTCCTGGCCAAGCAGATCAAGGCTGGAGTCTACCAGAAGCTGGACAAGTCCAAGCTGCCTAACTGGAAAAACCTGAACACCGACCTGCTCAAAGCCGTTTCCGTGAGCGACCCGGGCAACGAGCACGCTTTCCCGTACATGTGGGGTTCGATCGGTATCGGCTTCAACGCCGAGAAGGTCAAGGCTGCACTGGGTGCCGATGCACCGGTCGATTCCTGGGACCTGATCTTCAAGCCTGAAAACGCCGCCAAACTGAAATCGTGCGGTATCAGCTTGCTGGACTCGCCAACCGAGATGATTCCGGTGGCGTTGCACTACCTGGGCCTGCCAACCGACAGCCAGAAGAAAGAAGACATCGACAAGGCTGAAGCGCTGATCATGAAGGTCCGTCCTTCGATCGCCTACTTCCACTCGTCCAAGTACATCTCCGACCTCGCCAACGGCAACATCTGCGTGGCCGTGGGTTACTCGGGTGACATTTACCAGGCCAAGTCCCGTGCTGCCGAAGCCGGTGACAAGGTGAAAGTCAGCTACAACATTCCCAAAGAAGGTGCAGGCAGCTTCTACGACATGGTCGCCATCCCTAAAGATGCCGAAAACGTCGAAGGCGCCTACAAGTTCATGACCTTCCTGCAGAAGCCGGAAATCATGGCTGAAATCACCAACGCCGTGCGTTTCCCGAACGGTAACGCGGCTGCCACGCCACTGGTGGATAAAGACATCACCAGCGACCCGGGCGTTTACCCACCGGCGGACGTGCTGGCCAAGCTGTACGCGATTGCCGACTTGCCGGCCGCGACCCAGCGGATCATGACCCGCAGCTGGACCAAGATCAAATCCGGTAAATAA
- a CDS encoding ABC transporter permease subunit codes for MKRFRFSSLMLVLGLLFIYLPMLILVIYSFNASKLVTVWGGWSIKWYVGLLDNSQLMGSVVRSLEIACYTAIAAVALGTLAAFVLTRITRFKGRTLFGGLVTAPLVMPEVITGLSLLLLFVAMAQMIGWPQERGIVTIWIAHTTFCAAYVAVVVSARLRELDLSIEEAAMDLGARPWKVFFLITIPMIAPSLAAGGMMSFALSLDDLVLASFVSGPGSTTLPMEVFSAVRLGVKPEINAVASLILLAVSIVTFLVWFFSRRAEESRRRAIQQAIEEAAADSWKQPDVRRAQAPEAA; via the coding sequence ATGAAGCGCTTCCGTTTCTCCAGCCTGATGCTGGTACTGGGTCTGTTGTTCATCTACCTGCCGATGCTGATCCTGGTGATCTACTCGTTCAACGCCTCCAAACTGGTAACGGTGTGGGGCGGCTGGTCGATCAAGTGGTACGTCGGCCTGCTCGATAACAGCCAGTTGATGGGCTCGGTGGTGCGCTCGCTGGAAATCGCCTGCTACACCGCGATTGCGGCGGTGGCTCTGGGTACATTGGCGGCGTTCGTCCTGACGCGCATTACGCGCTTCAAGGGCCGTACCCTGTTCGGTGGCCTGGTTACCGCGCCGCTGGTCATGCCTGAGGTGATCACCGGTCTGTCGCTGTTGCTGCTGTTCGTGGCCATGGCGCAGATGATCGGCTGGCCGCAGGAACGCGGCATCGTCACCATCTGGATCGCCCACACCACGTTCTGTGCGGCCTATGTGGCGGTGGTGGTCTCGGCGCGCTTGCGTGAGCTGGACCTGTCCATCGAAGAAGCCGCCATGGACCTGGGGGCGCGGCCGTGGAAGGTGTTCTTCCTGATCACCATCCCGATGATCGCGCCATCGCTGGCAGCGGGCGGCATGATGTCGTTCGCGTTGTCCCTCGATGACCTGGTGCTGGCGAGCTTCGTGTCCGGCCCGGGTTCCACGACCCTGCCGATGGAAGTGTTCTCGGCGGTGCGTCTGGGGGTCAAGCCCGAGATCAACGCCGTGGCCAGCCTGATCCTGTTGGCGGTGTCGATCGTGACTTTCCTGGTCTGGTTCTTCAGCCGTCGTGCTGAAGAAAGCCGTCGTCGTGCGATCCAGCAGGCGATCGAGGAAGCGGCAGCCGACTCGTGGAAGCAACCGGACGTGCGTCGCGCGCAGGCACCGGAAGCGGCTTGA
- a CDS encoding polyamine ABC transporter substrate-binding protein — protein sequence MPIFSMLRNAMLVAVGLTIAVSVQAAGTVHIYNWSDYIGETTLADFQKETGIKPVYDVFDSNETLEGKLLAGRTGYDVVVPSNHFLGKQIKAGAFQKLDKSQLPNYSNLDPVLLKRLEQNDPGNLYAVPYLWGTNGIGYNVDKVKAVLGVDKIDSWGVLFEPENIKKLHSCGVAFLDSADEMMPTVLNYMGLNANSTNPEDYKKATDKLLAVRPYVTYFHSSKYIADLANGDICVAIGFSGDIFQAKHRAEEAKKGVNIAYSIPKEGGALWFDMLAIPKDSKNVKEAHAFINYLLKPEVIAQVSDYVGYANPNPGSDKLMEQSIRTDEAVYPPQEVLDKTYVSIELPPNVQRLMTRSWTTVKTGK from the coding sequence TTGCCTATTTTTTCTATGTTGCGCAATGCCATGCTGGTGGCTGTCGGGCTGACGATTGCTGTCAGTGTCCAGGCCGCCGGTACCGTGCATATTTATAACTGGTCGGACTACATCGGCGAGACCACCCTGGCCGACTTCCAGAAAGAGACCGGTATCAAGCCGGTTTATGACGTCTTCGATTCCAACGAAACCCTGGAAGGTAAATTGCTGGCCGGGCGTACCGGCTACGACGTGGTCGTGCCGTCGAACCACTTCCTCGGCAAACAGATCAAGGCCGGGGCATTCCAGAAGCTCGACAAGTCGCAGTTGCCGAACTATTCGAACCTCGACCCGGTGCTGCTCAAGCGCCTGGAGCAGAACGATCCGGGCAACCTGTACGCCGTGCCGTACCTGTGGGGCACCAACGGCATCGGTTACAACGTCGACAAGGTCAAGGCTGTGTTGGGCGTCGACAAGATCGATTCCTGGGGCGTGTTGTTCGAGCCGGAAAACATCAAGAAGCTGCACAGCTGTGGCGTCGCGTTCCTCGACTCCGCCGATGAAATGATGCCAACCGTGCTCAATTACATGGGCCTGAATGCCAACAGCACCAACCCTGAAGATTATAAAAAGGCCACTGACAAGTTACTCGCTGTGCGCCCTTACGTGACCTACTTCCATTCCTCCAAGTACATCGCGGATCTGGCCAACGGCGATATTTGCGTGGCGATCGGTTTCTCCGGCGACATCTTCCAGGCCAAGCACCGTGCTGAAGAAGCCAAGAAAGGCGTGAACATCGCCTACTCGATCCCGAAAGAGGGCGGCGCGCTCTGGTTCGACATGCTGGCGATTCCCAAGGACTCGAAAAACGTCAAAGAGGCCCACGCCTTCATCAACTATTTGCTGAAGCCTGAGGTGATTGCCCAGGTCAGTGATTACGTCGGCTATGCCAACCCTAACCCGGGGTCGGACAAACTGATGGAACAGTCCATTCGCACCGACGAAGCGGTTTATCCACCGCAAGAGGTTCTCGACAAGACCTATGTGTCCATCGAGCTACCGCCGAATGTTCAACGCTTGATGACCCGCAGCTGGACCACGGTCAAGACGGGTAAATAG